In a genomic window of Vallitalea okinawensis:
- a CDS encoding thioredoxin domain-containing protein → MKADKKSNRLINEKSPYLLQHAYNPVDWYSWSDEAFTKAKEEDKLVFLSIGYSTCHWCHVMEEESFEDDEVAEYLNAHYISIKVDREERPDIDSIYMNYCQVVTGHGGWPLTVFLTPDKKPVYAGTYFPKEKRYGVMGFMELLEAIADQWKSNKEKVIAASDKSIDILQRMEVHRKEELKQELYDDAYRYFENNFDRVYGGFGDAPKFPSPHQLMYLLRYYELTGEENALEMVEKTLEGMYKGGLFDHVGFGFARYSTDRQWLVPHFEKMLYDNALLMMTYSEAYLITKKDLYRELVERTATYIIRDMTDEEGGYHSAEDADSEGAEGTYYLWDKKEIEDILGPEDSRIYINYYNITDEGNFESRNIPNLLGIEMGELAEDKGLNSRLQEMNKRLLMHRERRVKPHKDDKILTSWNGLMIAAMAKAGRVLKDNDLIKSAERAFWFVEKKLKTEEGDLYTRYREGEAKHHGFLTGYTNLVWGLLELYEATFNINFLNLAVDYADKMLDNFWDYEQGGLFMYGEKSETMIVRPKEVYDGAMPSGNSVACYVLIRLSRLLDKKEYEEKAMGIIEAFSSDINKVPYAHGFLLLSKMYSEQLFNRVIISGYKCDETCQSMIGYMNEQFTPFTLLILNENEEIRKKIPYLDHYEEKEGQTTAYVCTKDACQEPVHDLVGLEKTIGKTVE, encoded by the coding sequence ATGAAAGCCGATAAAAAATCTAATAGACTGATTAATGAAAAAAGTCCATATCTTCTACAACATGCTTATAACCCTGTAGACTGGTATTCCTGGTCAGATGAAGCCTTTACAAAAGCAAAAGAAGAAGATAAGTTAGTTTTCCTAAGTATTGGTTATAGCACATGTCATTGGTGTCACGTTATGGAAGAAGAATCATTTGAAGATGATGAAGTAGCTGAATATCTCAATGCCCATTATATTTCGATAAAGGTTGACCGAGAAGAGAGACCTGATATTGACTCTATCTACATGAATTACTGTCAAGTCGTCACTGGGCATGGCGGATGGCCTCTTACAGTTTTTCTTACTCCTGATAAAAAACCTGTCTATGCAGGGACCTACTTCCCTAAAGAGAAAAGATATGGTGTTATGGGGTTCATGGAACTGTTAGAAGCCATAGCTGATCAATGGAAAAGTAATAAAGAAAAAGTTATAGCAGCAAGCGACAAGAGTATTGATATATTGCAAAGGATGGAGGTTCATCGTAAAGAAGAATTAAAGCAAGAACTTTACGATGATGCATATCGGTATTTTGAAAATAATTTTGATCGAGTGTATGGTGGGTTTGGTGATGCACCGAAATTCCCATCACCTCATCAACTCATGTATTTGTTGAGGTACTATGAACTGACGGGAGAAGAAAATGCCTTAGAAATGGTAGAAAAAACACTAGAAGGTATGTATAAAGGTGGTCTGTTTGATCATGTGGGCTTTGGATTTGCACGCTATTCCACAGATAGACAGTGGTTGGTGCCGCATTTTGAGAAGATGCTTTACGATAATGCGTTATTGATGATGACTTATTCAGAAGCTTATTTAATTACAAAGAAAGATTTATATAGAGAGCTTGTGGAGAGGACTGCCACATATATTATCCGAGATATGACAGATGAAGAGGGCGGTTATCACTCTGCTGAAGATGCAGATAGTGAAGGTGCAGAAGGAACCTATTATTTATGGGATAAAAAAGAGATTGAAGACATATTAGGTCCTGAAGATAGTCGAATATATATCAATTATTATAATATAACGGATGAAGGTAACTTCGAAAGTAGGAATATCCCAAATCTATTAGGGATAGAGATGGGAGAACTTGCTGAAGATAAAGGTTTGAATAGTCGATTACAAGAAATGAATAAGCGTCTACTCATGCACCGTGAACGCCGAGTAAAACCTCATAAGGATGATAAAATCCTTACCTCATGGAACGGTCTTATGATTGCTGCAATGGCTAAAGCAGGTAGAGTATTGAAGGATAATGACCTGATCAAATCAGCTGAGCGTGCTTTTTGGTTTGTAGAAAAGAAACTTAAAACTGAAGAAGGAGATTTATATACCCGTTATCGAGAAGGAGAAGCAAAACATCATGGATTTTTAACCGGATACACGAATCTTGTATGGGGATTATTAGAGCTTTATGAGGCTACATTTAATATTAATTTCTTAAATCTCGCAGTTGACTATGCAGATAAAATGCTGGACAATTTCTGGGATTATGAGCAAGGCGGCTTATTTATGTATGGTGAAAAAAGTGAAACCATGATTGTTCGCCCTAAAGAAGTTTATGACGGTGCTATGCCTTCAGGTAATTCTGTTGCATGCTATGTACTCATTCGATTAAGTCGATTATTAGATAAGAAAGAATATGAAGAAAAGGCAATGGGGATAATCGAAGCCTTTAGCTCGGATATTAATAAGGTGCCTTATGCACATGGTTTTTTATTATTATCAAAAATGTACAGTGAACAGTTATTTAATAGAGTCATTATTTCGGGTTACAAATGTGATGAGACATGTCAGTCTATGATTGGATACATGAATGAACAGTTTACACCATTTACATTACTCATATTGAATGAGAATGAAGAAATTCGCAAGAAGATTCCTTATCTTGATCATTATGAAGAAAAAGAGGGACAAACAACAGCTTATGTGTGTACAAAGGATGCTTGTCAAGAACCAGTACATGATTTAGTTGGTTTAGAAAAAACTATAGGGAAGACAGTAGAATAG
- the ilvN gene encoding acetolactate synthase small subunit yields MKKHVLSVLVANHSGVLSRVAGLFSRRGYNIDSLTVGETHDPELSRMTIVVKADDLIFDQIKKQLNKLIDVKKVVELKPDESVYREIALVKVNANQHNRASIIEIVDIFRASIVDVSKDSLIIEITGAPSKVNAFIELIKEFGIKALVRTGLTALDRGSSCTNNVLNLEEVI; encoded by the coding sequence ATGAAAAAGCATGTGTTATCAGTATTGGTAGCGAACCACTCTGGAGTTTTAAGTCGAGTTGCTGGATTATTCAGTAGAAGAGGGTATAACATTGATAGTTTGACAGTAGGTGAAACTCATGATCCTGAACTTTCTAGGATGACGATTGTTGTAAAAGCAGATGATTTGATCTTCGATCAAATTAAGAAACAACTCAATAAATTAATTGATGTGAAAAAAGTCGTTGAGTTGAAACCTGATGAATCGGTATATCGTGAGATTGCCTTGGTTAAAGTTAATGCCAATCAACATAATCGAGCATCAATTATCGAAATAGTCGATATATTCAGAGCTAGTATTGTTGATGTGTCAAAGGATTCTTTAATCATAGAAATAACAGGTGCACCTAGTAAGGTGAATGCTTTTATTGAATTAATAAAAGAATTTGGTATTAAAGCACTTGTTAGAACAGGGTTAACGGCCCTTGATAGAGGAAGTAGTTGTACAAATAATGTTTTAAATTTAGAGGAGGTCATATAA
- a CDS encoding DUF4489 domain-containing protein: MEHCDVIDYSIREKKTLLECGEGNGSRTFTPLSNNQPFQIANVTIDASKLCHPIVNIEFSSAVKFEIASEMGVSGIVRLRYELFSSCDGREPLSLGVWLFQKLTTLSVGGTRSETTSFGFDFCECLTCCSRCIEYFVLVNPIQVEATSPSGANEVKATTSNGRMAALVQEK; the protein is encoded by the coding sequence TTGGAACACTGTGACGTTATAGATTATTCAATTAGAGAGAAAAAAACTCTACTTGAATGTGGTGAAGGAAATGGAAGTAGGACATTTACTCCATTATCTAATAATCAGCCATTTCAGATAGCTAACGTAACTATAGATGCTAGCAAGCTATGCCATCCTATAGTGAATATTGAATTTTCAAGTGCGGTTAAGTTTGAAATAGCATCAGAAATGGGAGTCAGTGGGATTGTCAGATTAAGATATGAGTTATTTAGTTCATGTGACGGTAGAGAGCCATTATCGTTGGGTGTTTGGTTGTTTCAAAAGCTTACTACGTTGAGTGTGGGAGGGACTCGTTCTGAAACGACTTCCTTTGGGTTTGACTTCTGTGAATGTCTTACCTGCTGTTCTAGATGCATTGAATATTTTGTTTTAGTAAACCCAATACAAGTTGAAGCTACATCTCCATCTGGAGCTAATGAAGTTAAAGCGACTACCAGCAACGGGAGAATGGCTGCATTAGTTCAGGAAAAATAG
- a CDS encoding metal-sensing transcriptional repressor: MAHQHPNKKKVVNRLSRIIGHMEAIKKMVEDDRNCNEVLIQISAVKSALNNTGKLILTDHLNHCVKEAVEDGDMEQLEAFEKALDQYIR; this comes from the coding sequence ATGGCTCACCAACATCCAAACAAGAAAAAAGTTGTTAATCGATTATCTAGAATAATTGGGCATATGGAAGCTATTAAAAAGATGGTAGAGGATGATCGGAATTGCAATGAGGTACTTATACAGATATCTGCTGTAAAATCAGCGTTAAACAATACTGGAAAGCTTATTTTAACGGATCACCTTAACCATTGTGTCAAAGAGGCTGTTGAAGATGGTGATATGGAACAATTGGAGGCCTTTGAAAAAGCATTGGATCAATATATACGATAA
- the ilvC gene encoding ketol-acid reductoisomerase: MAVMYYDKDCDLSLLEGKKVAVIGYGSQGHAHALNLKESGVDVVVGLYEGSKSWSLAEEAGLTVKVAAEAVKDSDLVMVLVNDEKQAVLYEESISPNLKSGQSLIFAHGFNIHYGQIVPPKDINVFMVAPKGPGHTVRSQYEEGKGVPCLIAVYQDATGNTKDLALAYAKGIGGARAGILETTFKEETETDLFGEQAVLCGGVSELIKAGFETLVEAGYQPESAYFECLHEMKLIVDLINKGGLSYMRYSISDTAEYGDYSVGQRIVTDDTKNEMRKVLHEIQNGEFAKNWILENKANRPSFNARRRLEQEHVVEEVGKELRKKMIWND, from the coding sequence ATGGCAGTTATGTATTATGATAAGGATTGTGATTTAAGTTTATTAGAGGGAAAAAAGGTAGCAGTAATTGGTTATGGAAGTCAAGGGCATGCTCACGCTTTGAATTTAAAAGAATCAGGTGTTGATGTAGTTGTAGGTTTATATGAAGGAAGTAAATCTTGGTCTTTAGCTGAAGAAGCAGGTTTAACTGTGAAAGTAGCAGCAGAGGCAGTAAAAGATTCTGATTTAGTCATGGTTTTAGTAAATGACGAAAAACAAGCAGTATTATACGAAGAAAGTATTTCACCCAATCTGAAATCAGGTCAATCTTTAATCTTTGCACACGGTTTTAATATTCATTATGGTCAAATTGTACCTCCGAAGGATATCAATGTCTTCATGGTTGCACCAAAAGGTCCAGGTCACACAGTAAGAAGCCAATATGAAGAAGGTAAAGGAGTACCTTGCTTAATAGCAGTTTATCAAGATGCCACTGGTAATACCAAGGATTTAGCATTAGCTTATGCAAAAGGTATAGGTGGAGCAAGAGCTGGTATTTTAGAAACAACCTTTAAAGAAGAAACTGAAACTGACTTATTCGGTGAACAAGCAGTTTTATGTGGTGGTGTTTCTGAATTAATTAAAGCTGGTTTTGAGACCTTAGTTGAAGCTGGATATCAACCAGAAAGCGCGTATTTTGAATGTTTACATGAGATGAAATTAATTGTTGATTTGATTAATAAAGGTGGTTTATCCTACATGCGTTATTCCATTAGTGATACAGCGGAGTATGGTGATTACTCAGTAGGTCAACGAATTGTAACGGATGATACTAAGAATGAGATGCGTAAAGTTCTTCATGAGATTCAAAATGGTGAATTTGCTAAGAATTGGATTCTTGAAAATAAAGCTAACCGTCCAAGTTTTAACGCAAGAAGACGTCTTGAACAAGAACATGTGGTAGAAGAAGTAGGTAAAGAATTAAGAAAGAAGATGATCTGGAACGATTGA
- a CDS encoding thiamine pyrophosphate-dependent enzyme, with the protein MAVVYEKTKGLTDNTMHYCPGCTHGIAHKLVGESLEELNVLDKAVGVAPVGCSVFAYEYFNCDMHEAAHGRAPAVATGVKRVLPDNIVFTYQGDGDLASIGTAEIVHAAARGENITVIFINNAIYGMTGGQMAPTTLLGQVTTTSPYGRDAAQAGYPIKMSEMLATLEGVHYIERVSVHDVKHIRQAKKAIKKAFENQVNKKGFSMVEVLSTCPTNWGMTPIESLGWLKENMMPFYPLGVYKEGE; encoded by the coding sequence ATGGCTGTTGTATATGAAAAAACTAAAGGATTAACAGATAATACCATGCATTATTGTCCAGGTTGTACCCATGGTATTGCTCATAAATTAGTTGGTGAAAGTTTAGAAGAACTTAATGTCTTAGACAAAGCTGTTGGTGTTGCGCCAGTAGGATGCTCTGTATTCGCCTACGAATATTTTAACTGTGATATGCATGAAGCTGCTCATGGTAGAGCTCCAGCAGTTGCTACAGGCGTAAAACGTGTTTTACCAGATAACATTGTATTTACTTATCAAGGTGATGGAGACTTAGCTTCAATCGGTACAGCTGAAATTGTTCATGCTGCTGCAAGAGGTGAGAACATTACCGTTATCTTTATCAATAACGCTATTTATGGTATGACAGGTGGTCAAATGGCTCCTACGACTTTATTAGGTCAAGTCACAACCACATCACCATATGGTCGTGACGCAGCTCAAGCTGGTTATCCGATCAAAATGTCAGAAATGTTAGCAACACTTGAAGGTGTACATTATATTGAGCGTGTATCTGTACATGATGTCAAGCATATCCGCCAAGCCAAAAAAGCTATTAAAAAAGCATTTGAGAATCAAGTTAATAAAAAAGGTTTCTCAATGGTTGAAGTCCTTTCTACATGTCCAACTAACTGGGGAATGACTCCTATCGAATCACTTGGATGGTTAAAAGAAAATATGATGCCATTCTATCCATTAGGTGTATATAAGGAGGGAGAATAA
- a CDS encoding 2-isopropylmalate synthase, giving the protein MGKRIKIFDTTLRDGEQSPGCSMNLKEKLKVAKQLEVLGVDVIEAGFAIASPGDFEAVKSIASEVRESVVASLSRALPKDIDRAWEAVRYAKQPRIHTFIATSDIHMQYKLKKTPEEVLQQTKEMVRYAKKYCPDIEFSAEDASRSDWDFLCRVFDTAIKEGATVINVPDTVGYTTPDEYYRLITYVKENTPGIDSVDISVHCHNDLGLAVANTLAAARAGATQLECTINGIGERAGNAALEELVMGINTRRDYFNFECGIDTKEIYHASRLISNITGQHVQANKAIVGANAFAHESGIHQHGVLANKSTYEIMTPESIGLTENKMVLGKHSGRHAFDDRLKALGFHLSAEEIQKAFSEFKELADKKKVVTDKDIEALVEQRQVAIEEIYKFDRFVINSGNTITATASVRLIKKDEKFEEVSSGDGPVDASFKAIDKVVGIDFKLMDYKITAVTEGKDAQGTVRVKIQKDGKVFKGRGLSTDIVEASVKAYLNAINKMLNAIELGEGDEVGEKAG; this is encoded by the coding sequence ATGGGTAAAAGGATTAAGATATTTGATACGACTTTAAGAGATGGTGAACAATCACCAGGTTGTAGTATGAACCTAAAAGAAAAGCTAAAAGTTGCCAAGCAGCTTGAAGTGTTAGGTGTCGACGTCATTGAAGCAGGTTTTGCTATAGCTTCTCCAGGAGATTTTGAAGCTGTTAAATCAATTGCTTCAGAAGTTAGGGAATCTGTTGTTGCTAGTTTATCAAGAGCATTACCTAAGGACATTGATCGTGCCTGGGAAGCTGTAAGATATGCTAAGCAACCTAGAATTCACACTTTTATAGCTACTTCAGATATACATATGCAATACAAGTTAAAAAAGACTCCTGAAGAAGTCCTCCAACAAACAAAAGAAATGGTACGCTATGCTAAAAAGTATTGTCCAGATATTGAATTCTCTGCTGAAGATGCTTCAAGAAGTGATTGGGATTTTTTATGCCGAGTATTTGATACAGCTATTAAGGAAGGTGCTACAGTTATTAATGTACCTGACACCGTCGGTTATACGACACCAGATGAATACTATCGTTTAATCACTTATGTTAAAGAAAATACACCTGGTATTGATTCGGTAGATATATCTGTCCATTGTCATAATGATCTTGGATTAGCTGTTGCCAATACTTTAGCGGCAGCTCGTGCAGGAGCTACTCAATTAGAATGTACCATTAATGGAATCGGAGAGCGTGCTGGTAATGCAGCTCTTGAGGAGCTTGTAATGGGGATTAACACTCGACGAGATTATTTTAACTTTGAATGCGGTATTGATACAAAAGAAATTTATCACGCCAGTCGTTTGATATCAAATATCACCGGACAACATGTTCAGGCTAATAAAGCAATAGTTGGTGCCAATGCCTTTGCCCATGAATCTGGTATACATCAGCATGGGGTGTTAGCAAACAAGAGTACCTATGAAATTATGACTCCAGAATCTATTGGATTGACTGAGAATAAAATGGTGCTTGGCAAACATTCAGGACGCCATGCATTTGATGATCGTCTTAAAGCATTAGGCTTTCATTTGTCAGCAGAAGAGATTCAAAAAGCATTTTCTGAGTTTAAAGAATTGGCTGATAAAAAGAAAGTAGTTACAGATAAAGATATTGAAGCCCTTGTTGAACAACGGCAAGTTGCAATTGAAGAAATCTATAAGTTTGATCGTTTCGTTATTAATAGTGGTAATACCATTACAGCTACAGCCAGTGTTCGCCTTATTAAGAAAGATGAGAAATTTGAGGAAGTTTCATCGGGAGATGGACCAGTTGATGCTTCCTTTAAGGCGATCGATAAAGTGGTTGGTATTGACTTTAAATTAATGGATTATAAAATAACTGCTGTAACTGAGGGGAAAGATGCTCAAGGTACGGTTCGGGTCAAAATTCAGAAAGATGGTAAAGTATTTAAAGGTAGAGGTCTGAGTACAGATATCGTGGAAGCGAGTGTAAAGGCTTATTTAAATGCTATTAACAAAATGCTAAATGCTATTGAATTAGGTGAGGGGGATGAAGTGGGTGAAAAAGCAGGTTAA
- a CDS encoding nucleotide-binding protein, whose protein sequence is MPRNLDISIVTGHFGSGKTEFAINYSLQLAKKGKKTVLVDLDIVNPFFRSTEVKKMLEEQGVEMICPNFATTNVDVPSLPASVYSAFEREDTHVIFDVGGDEDGARALGQYYPNFKDKDYHMYFVINTCRPFASDISEVVGLAKKIEAQSRLTLTDVVNNTNLSYETTIQNILTGQEKVEEIATILNLPVTYTCLEQKFIKELPERLRDSAFPIKRYMKPLWEE, encoded by the coding sequence ATGCCTAGAAACTTAGATATATCAATTGTTACAGGGCACTTTGGCAGTGGAAAAACCGAATTTGCCATTAATTATAGTTTGCAATTAGCCAAAAAAGGGAAAAAAACAGTTCTAGTGGACTTAGATATTGTCAATCCTTTTTTTCGTTCGACAGAAGTTAAAAAAATGCTTGAAGAACAAGGGGTAGAAATGATCTGCCCAAATTTTGCTACAACCAATGTGGATGTACCTTCATTACCAGCATCTGTTTACAGTGCATTTGAAAGAGAAGATACACATGTGATCTTTGATGTTGGTGGAGATGAAGATGGTGCAAGGGCATTAGGACAGTATTATCCTAATTTTAAAGACAAGGACTATCACATGTATTTCGTTATCAATACTTGCCGACCATTTGCAAGTGATATTTCAGAAGTAGTAGGTTTAGCAAAGAAAATTGAAGCACAATCAAGACTTACATTGACAGATGTGGTTAATAACACGAACCTATCCTATGAAACAACGATTCAAAATATCTTAACAGGCCAAGAAAAAGTTGAAGAGATTGCCACGATCTTAAATTTGCCTGTTACTTATACTTGTTTAGAGCAAAAATTCATAAAAGAACTACCAGAAAGGTTAAGAGATTCAGCTTTTCCAATTAAAAGGTATATGAAACCACTATGGGAAGAGTAA
- a CDS encoding 4Fe-4S dicluster domain-containing protein codes for MAKVIFDVDRCKGCGLCTTACPKKIVLMAKDKINVKGYHPATVDEMDKCIGCAFCATICPDAVITVEK; via the coding sequence ATGGCGAAGGTAATATTTGATGTAGACAGATGTAAAGGTTGTGGGTTATGTACAACAGCCTGTCCTAAGAAAATAGTACTTATGGCAAAAGATAAGATCAATGTAAAAGGGTATCATCCTGCCACAGTTGATGAAATGGATAAATGCATTGGTTGTGCTTTTTGTGCTACCATTTGCCCAGATGCAGTAATTACGGTTGAAAAGTAG
- a CDS encoding 2-oxoacid:acceptor oxidoreductase family protein, which translates to MTEKVIIAGFGGQGVMSIGQMLTYAGMKEDKEVSWLPSYGPEMRGGTANCNVIVSDHMVASPIITEATTVMALNLPSLDKFEKEVRKDGLLIVNSSLIEKKAERDDIKVHYIPANDIAVELGNAKIANMVMLGAFLELTKTVTVESVLEALKKVLGESKAHLVPINREALQKGAECVR; encoded by the coding sequence ATGACTGAAAAAGTGATCATTGCTGGTTTTGGTGGTCAAGGGGTTATGTCTATCGGCCAGATGTTAACTTATGCAGGTATGAAGGAAGACAAAGAAGTTTCTTGGTTACCTTCTTATGGACCTGAGATGCGTGGAGGTACTGCTAACTGTAATGTTATCGTATCCGATCATATGGTTGCATCACCAATTATAACAGAAGCTACTACAGTTATGGCTTTAAATTTACCTTCCTTAGATAAATTTGAAAAAGAAGTTAGAAAAGATGGTTTATTAATAGTCAACAGTTCACTTATTGAAAAAAAAGCTGAGAGAGATGATATTAAGGTACATTATATTCCTGCAAATGATATAGCAGTTGAATTAGGAAATGCTAAAATAGCGAATATGGTTATGTTAGGAGCTTTCTTAGAGCTAACAAAGACTGTTACTGTTGAATCTGTTTTAGAAGCTCTCAAAAAAGTACTAGGAGAATCAAAAGCTCATTTGGTCCCAATTAATAGAGAAGCACTACAAAAAGGTGCTGAATGTGTTCGTTAA
- a CDS encoding DUF3147 family protein, whose amino-acid sequence MLNIIKTIITAILITFVAWISKKSPTIGGIVVSLPITSMLAMMWLYVDTKDNQVVMELSNSVVWALIPSILFFICMSFLLKKQLNFYLAMLISSGVMAGGYYIYVKILGIFGIQI is encoded by the coding sequence TTGTTGAACATTATAAAAACAATTATTACTGCTATATTAATAACTTTTGTAGCTTGGATTAGTAAAAAATCTCCTACCATAGGAGGAATTGTTGTATCGTTACCTATAACCTCAATGTTAGCCATGATGTGGCTCTACGTTGATACAAAAGATAATCAAGTTGTAATGGAATTATCTAATTCTGTTGTCTGGGCTTTAATACCATCTATTTTATTTTTTATCTGTATGTCATTTTTACTAAAAAAGCAGTTAAATTTCTATTTAGCTATGTTAATATCTTCTGGTGTTATGGCTGGAGGGTATTATATTTATGTTAAAATATTAGGGATATTCGGCATTCAAATATAA
- a CDS encoding patatin-like phospholipase family protein, with protein sequence MDKYRIMTFDGGGIRGVLTATLLKRLKDEPELSEFINMTKLFAGTSTGSIIALGLAYGLSPEDLVDFYVLYGKYIFTPRYHNYYRPKYDNKHLKEVLSMVFPKNLRLSDLSHKVLVPSFRVTGSYSKPHWGPVFYNNLPGSTNMEALVIDVALASNAAPTFFPSYKHHIDGATIANNPSTAAIAAARGEQRNIGALDDMYLLSIGTGIYPQQITADTTKWGASQWAFYPKPPYPLLQLLFNNDIPVNEFYSSQLLREQYCRLDLEIPKKIGPIPLDAYSKTPTLISLANDLDLEMTIKWIKNNWF encoded by the coding sequence ATGGATAAGTACAGGATTATGACCTTTGACGGCGGAGGCATTAGGGGTGTGCTGACAGCAACTCTTCTAAAAAGATTAAAAGATGAACCTGAACTTTCTGAGTTTATAAATATGACTAAGCTTTTTGCCGGCACCTCTACTGGATCTATCATTGCCTTAGGCCTAGCTTATGGTCTTTCACCAGAAGATCTTGTAGATTTTTATGTCCTTTATGGTAAATACATTTTTACCCCTCGTTATCATAATTATTATAGGCCTAAGTATGATAATAAACACCTCAAAGAAGTACTCAGTATGGTATTTCCTAAAAATTTACGCCTATCAGATTTATCTCACAAAGTGCTGGTACCTTCATTTAGGGTTACAGGTTCTTATTCGAAACCTCATTGGGGTCCTGTCTTTTATAACAATTTACCCGGTTCTACAAATATGGAAGCTCTAGTGATAGATGTAGCCCTTGCTAGTAATGCGGCACCCACCTTTTTCCCTTCTTACAAACACCATATTGATGGGGCAACTATAGCAAACAATCCTAGTACAGCAGCTATAGCTGCTGCAAGAGGTGAACAGAGAAATATAGGAGCCCTTGATGACATGTATCTTTTATCAATCGGTACCGGAATATACCCTCAGCAAATTACCGCTGATACAACTAAATGGGGAGCTAGTCAGTGGGCTTTTTATCCCAAACCACCCTACCCTCTATTACAACTCTTGTTCAATAACGACATACCTGTTAACGAATTTTATAGTTCCCAGCTTTTAAGAGAGCAGTATTGTCGCTTAGATTTAGAAATTCCAAAAAAAATTGGACCGATACCCCTGGATGCGTACTCTAAAACACCTACCTTGATATCTCTAGCTAATGATTTAGACTTGGAAATGACAATTAAGTGGATTAAGAATAATTGGTTTTAA
- a CDS encoding 3-methyl-2-oxobutanoate dehydrogenase subunit VorB, translating to MEKVLMKGNEAIAEAAIQAGCNFFFGYPITPQNEIPAYMAKKLPKVGGTFLQAESEVSAINMVYGAAGAGARVMTSSSSPGISLKAEGISYIAGAELPCVIVNIVRGGPGLGGIQPAQSDYFQATRGGGHGDYHLVVYAPSTLQEMVSLTMEAFDVADQYRNPVMILGDGMLGQMMEPVSFEKPSERELPEKDWATTGCDGSRPRNIINSLHIDPEELEKMVDRTFDKYEVIKKNETRVEAYNCEDADIIVAAYGTTARIVKSVIEAAAEKGLKVGLIRPITVWPFPYDEMQKWAEKEHVKAFLTVEMSKGQMVEDVRLGVEGRKPVHFYGRTGGMVPTPDGILEKLETIMGEVM from the coding sequence ATGGAAAAAGTGTTAATGAAAGGGAATGAAGCCATAGCTGAGGCAGCTATTCAGGCAGGGTGTAATTTTTTCTTTGGATATCCTATTACACCACAAAATGAAATTCCCGCATATATGGCTAAGAAATTACCTAAAGTAGGTGGAACATTTCTTCAGGCTGAATCTGAAGTTTCTGCAATCAATATGGTATATGGTGCTGCTGGTGCTGGTGCTAGAGTTATGACATCTTCATCAAGCCCGGGGATCAGTCTAAAGGCAGAAGGAATTTCCTATATAGCTGGTGCAGAGTTACCATGTGTTATTGTTAATATCGTTCGTGGAGGTCCTGGTTTAGGGGGAATCCAACCAGCACAGTCCGATTATTTCCAAGCTACTAGAGGTGGCGGACATGGCGATTATCATTTAGTAGTTTATGCGCCTTCAACACTTCAAGAGATGGTATCTCTTACTATGGAAGCTTTTGATGTTGCTGATCAATATAGAAACCCTGTTATGATTCTAGGTGATGGTATGCTTGGTCAAATGATGGAGCCGGTATCCTTTGAGAAGCCATCAGAAAGAGAATTACCTGAAAAAGATTGGGCTACTACAGGCTGCGATGGCTCACGCCCAAGAAATATTATTAATTCTCTTCATATAGATCCTGAAGAATTAGAAAAAATGGTTGATAGAACCTTTGATAAATATGAAGTTATTAAAAAGAATGAGACTAGAGTAGAGGCATATAATTGTGAAGATGCCGATATCATCGTTGCTGCATATGGTACAACTGCTCGTATTGTAAAAAGTGTCATTGAAGCTGCAGCAGAAAAAGGTTTAAAAGTTGGTTTGATTCGTCCTATTACGGTTTGGCCTTTCCCTTATGATGAAATGCAAAAATGGGCTGAGAAAGAACATGTTAAAGCTTTTTTAACTGTAGAAATGAGTAAAGGACAGATGGTTGAGGATGTAAGATTAGGAGTAGAAGGAAGAAAGCCAGTTCATTTCTATGGACGTACAGGCGGTATGGTACCTACTCCAGACGGTATTTTAGAGAAATTAGAAACAATCATGGGGGAGGTAATGTAA